One Oscillospiraceae bacterium genomic region harbors:
- a CDS encoding stage III sporulation protein AE, with the protein MLCGLLAIAAALPLPAGAESLQQNAARLLDGVPTLQQAAGWGFAELWQMAKDYLAANIGEPLAFGLRAAGYLLVAGVLGLLAGANNWRRCIDAVAVLGFAAMSLAAGIDLVRAAGDTAQDCQNYLIAFVPVYSGIAAAGGQTAGALVYSGMFFAMAQFLAAVIGKLLLPVLEIYFCFAACACVWGSRAVEETAALFSKCLHWLLKVCGAVFSFVLGLQSVLAGTADSAALRTGKSVLQGAVPVVGDAAAAALTGAAAAVQLLKGSLALAALLALGASFTPILLHCLLYSLAFSGAGIAALAGGQKQCGRLCRLYAEGAGLCGSVLVLYFFLVFLSTALLLLAGNGV; encoded by the coding sequence TTGCTTTGCGGGCTACTTGCAATAGCCGCCGCGCTGCCCCTGCCTGCCGGGGCGGAAAGCTTACAGCAAAATGCTGCCCGGCTTTTGGACGGTGTGCCCACCCTACAGCAGGCCGCAGGCTGGGGCTTTGCCGAATTATGGCAGATGGCGAAAGATTACCTTGCCGCCAACATCGGCGAGCCACTGGCCTTTGGCTTGCGGGCGGCAGGGTACTTGCTGGTGGCGGGCGTGCTGGGCCTGCTGGCCGGGGCCAACAACTGGAGGCGCTGCATTGACGCCGTCGCCGTGCTGGGCTTCGCCGCCATGAGCTTGGCGGCGGGCATCGACCTGGTGCGCGCCGCGGGGGACACGGCGCAAGATTGCCAGAACTACCTTATCGCCTTCGTGCCGGTCTACAGCGGCATTGCGGCGGCAGGCGGGCAGACCGCCGGGGCACTGGTCTACAGTGGTATGTTCTTCGCCATGGCACAGTTTTTGGCAGCGGTCATCGGCAAACTGCTTTTGCCGGTGCTGGAAATTTACTTCTGCTTTGCGGCCTGTGCCTGCGTCTGGGGCAGCCGCGCGGTGGAGGAAACCGCCGCCCTTTTCTCCAAGTGCCTGCATTGGCTGTTAAAGGTCTGCGGCGCGGTGTTCAGCTTTGTGCTGGGCCTGCAAAGCGTGCTGGCTGGCACGGCGGATTCCGCCGCCCTGCGCACCGGCAAAAGTGTCTTGCAGGGCGCAGTGCCGGTGGTGGGGGATGCCGCCGCTGCGGCCCTGACCGGCGCGGCCGCCGCCGTGCAGCTGCTCAAAGGCTCGCTGGCCTTAGCGGCACTGCTGGCGCTGGGGGCATCCTTTACGCCGATACTATTACACTGCCTTTTGTACAGCCTGGCCTTTTCCGGTGCAGGCATCGCCGCACTGGCAGGCGGGCAAAAGCAGTGCGGACGGCTGTGCCGTTTGTATGCCGAGGGCGCGGGGCTGTGCGGCTCGGTGCTGGTGCTTTACTTTTTCCTCGTGTTTTTATCCACGGCGCTTTTACTGCTTGCAGGAAATGGGGTGTAA
- the spoIIIAC gene encoding stage III sporulation protein AC: MDIDLVFKIAATGIIVAVLNQLLIRSGREDQAMMTTLAGLIVVLSMLVRQISDLFVLIKALFEL, from the coding sequence ATGGATATTGATCTCGTTTTCAAGATCGCCGCCACCGGTATCATCGTGGCCGTGCTCAACCAGCTGCTCATCCGCTCCGGACGGGAGGATCAGGCCATGATGACCACGCTGGCAGGGCTGATCGTGGTGTTGAGCATGCTGGTGCGGCAGATCAGTGACCTGTTTGTGCTCATCAAAGCACTGTTTGAACTGTGA
- a CDS encoding ATPase, T2SS/T4P/T4SS family, with product MDEYYRLAQCLPQPYAAELAALPIRCAPYVQEIRLRAGQSMLFTVNGRVSPAAKYLPRADRLRRLTAKEVQDCFQHLCRDSVFAYEEELRQGFFTIRGGCRVGVAGSWGPGGFSAVTSLNLRIARPITCGLPPEVPAFLQKNTGGLLVAGPPGSGKTTFLRTLIRYLCEKDALVSVIDERGELLAGESDGFTAGADVPCDVYTRFPKAQAVCMALRCMNPQYIVCDELGTAADAAALEEGIASGATFLASVHCDAPESLTRKPQLARLLATGAFGAAVFLTGRSRPGTGAQWVEL from the coding sequence ATGGACGAGTATTATCGCCTGGCACAATGTCTGCCCCAGCCCTACGCGGCCGAGCTGGCCGCCCTGCCCATACGCTGTGCGCCCTATGTGCAGGAGATCCGCCTGCGGGCCGGGCAGTCTATGCTGTTTACGGTCAATGGCCGGGTAAGCCCGGCGGCCAAGTACCTGCCCCGGGCGGACAGGCTGCGCAGGCTCACAGCCAAAGAGGTGCAGGACTGTTTCCAGCACCTTTGCAGGGATTCGGTCTTTGCCTATGAAGAAGAACTCCGCCAGGGCTTTTTCACTATCCGTGGCGGCTGTCGGGTGGGCGTGGCGGGTAGCTGGGGGCCGGGCGGCTTCTCTGCAGTAACCTCCCTCAACCTGCGTATTGCCCGGCCCATCACCTGCGGCCTGCCGCCTGAAGTGCCCGCATTTTTGCAGAAAAACACCGGCGGCTTACTGGTGGCCGGCCCACCGGGCAGCGGAAAAACAACGTTCCTGCGCACGCTCATCCGCTATCTCTGCGAAAAAGATGCCCTTGTCAGCGTCATCGACGAGCGGGGTGAGCTATTGGCCGGGGAGAGCGATGGCTTTACCGCCGGGGCGGATGTGCCCTGCGATGTCTACACCCGCTTTCCCAAGGCGCAGGCCGTCTGCATGGCACTGCGCTGCATGAACCCGCAGTACATCGTCTGCGACGAGCTGGGCACCGCCGCCGATGCCGCCGCGCTGGAAGAAGGTATCGCCTCGGGGGCGACCTTCCTCGCCTCCGTCCACTGTGATGCTCCCGAAAGCCTGACCCGCAAGCCCCAATTGGCGCGGCTGCTGGCTACGGGGGCCTTTGGCGCGGCGGTGTTCCTTACAGGCCGCAGCCGTCCCGGCACAGGGGCCCAGTGGGTGGAGCTATGA
- a CDS encoding GntR family transcriptional regulator, translating into MPPTLNEQTSIYLQIAKMLEDGILRGIYPEDTQVPSTNELARTLCINPATAAKGLNLLTEDGILYKRRGIGMFVAPRAAEKIRAKRKQTFFEQYVRPLAAEAKNIGITPAELQAMLAQASEKE; encoded by the coding sequence TTGCCCCCGACATTGAATGAACAGACTTCGATTTATCTGCAGATTGCCAAAATGCTGGAGGATGGCATTTTGCGCGGCATCTACCCCGAGGATACGCAGGTTCCCAGCACCAACGAGCTGGCGCGTACTTTGTGCATCAACCCGGCCACGGCGGCCAAAGGCCTGAACCTGCTGACCGAGGACGGCATCCTGTACAAGCGCCGCGGCATTGGCATGTTTGTAGCCCCCCGCGCGGCCGAAAAGATACGCGCCAAGCGCAAGCAGACATTTTTTGAGCAGTATGTCCGCCCCCTGGCGGCCGAAGCTAAGAACATTGGCATCACCCCTGCGGAACTGCAGGCCATGCTGGCCCAGGCCAGCGAAAAGGAGTAA
- a CDS encoding ABC transporter ATP-binding protein yields the protein MEAKVLTAQSLCKRYGTLDALDHVDLTLEPGHIYGLIGRNGAGKTTLLSALTAQMPVDAGTVTYGGAPVWENEAVLGELCFSRELGSTVGGMNNALKVKDYLNAGRLFYPHWDEAYAQKLITQFKLAPKKRISALSKGMASMLTIVLALASRAPITFMDEPVAGLDVVAREDFYRLLLDDYAETGRTFVISTHILEEASNVFEKVLIMKEGRLIEACDADELLAQFCAVTGRDDVVNEACAGLNILHTETLGRQKSCVVRVPAETMAAKGLDVDCTSLPLQKVFVALCGHEQELQEHREG from the coding sequence ATGGAAGCAAAAGTTTTAACAGCCCAAAGCCTTTGCAAGCGCTACGGCACGCTGGACGCTTTGGACCATGTAGACCTGACGCTGGAGCCTGGGCACATCTACGGGCTGATCGGCCGCAACGGCGCGGGCAAGACGACACTGCTCTCAGCCCTGACGGCGCAGATGCCGGTGGATGCGGGCACCGTGACCTACGGCGGCGCGCCTGTGTGGGAGAATGAGGCTGTTCTGGGCGAGCTGTGCTTCAGCCGGGAATTAGGCAGCACCGTCGGCGGGATGAACAACGCCTTGAAAGTGAAGGATTATCTGAACGCCGGGCGGCTGTTTTATCCCCATTGGGACGAAGCCTATGCCCAAAAGCTGATAACACAGTTTAAGCTGGCCCCCAAAAAGAGGATCAGCGCCCTGTCCAAGGGCATGGCCAGCATGCTGACCATCGTGCTGGCGCTGGCCAGCCGCGCCCCCATCACCTTTATGGATGAGCCGGTAGCCGGGCTGGACGTGGTAGCGCGGGAGGATTTTTACCGCCTGTTGCTGGACGATTACGCCGAGACCGGGCGCACGTTCGTTATCTCCACCCACATTTTGGAGGAAGCCTCGAACGTGTTTGAGAAGGTGCTCATCATGAAAGAGGGGCGCTTGATCGAGGCCTGCGATGCCGACGAACTGCTGGCGCAGTTCTGCGCCGTGACCGGGCGGGACGATGTGGTGAACGAAGCCTGCGCCGGGCTGAACATCCTGCATACCGAAACATTGGGGCGGCAGAAGTCCTGCGTGGTGCGGGTGCCTGCCGAGACCATGGCCGCCAAGGGGCTGGATGTAGATTGCACGAGCCTGCCCCTGCAAAAGGTGTTTGTGGCGCTGTGCGGCCACGAGCAAGAACTCCAGGAACATCGGGAGGGCTAA